The region CGACGGACTTGCGCCAGGTGTCGTAGCAGAGGTCGAGCGACTGGCGACCGAACTCGCCGCGCTTGGAGTCGACGCGGCAAAGGTGGGGCGGCCCTTCGACCGAGAAGGCGGACTCCGAGAATTCGACATTCTCGGCGGACGCGGCTTCATCAGCTTCCTCTCAGCACCACGCCATCACTGCATCTATATCTGCAACATCACCTGGTACGGATGACGTTGCTCCCCTTCCAGCGCCGTTGTTGAGGCCGCCGAGGATCCAGGTGGGCTCGATGCCTCGGGTGTGCAGTTCATGCAACCGTGCTTGCCGAGCATGCCATCAGCCCGGATCGGAGCGGGTGCACCGAGTCCCGACGGTCGTCGGCCACAGTCGCTCGTGCAGACACTCTGGCGTGGCCGGTGGTCCACGCGAGATGAAAATCGATCGCGCTGCTGCGACTGACATTGTGCCATTCGAACCCTACGGGCTCAACGAGCCCATCGAAGGGGGCCAACTTTGGGAGACCGACAGTGGTCCACTTTTGAGGTTTCGCCGACACCCGCCGATCTCGCTCTCGCCTCAGTCCCACGACCGGTGATCCTCAGCCCTTCCCGCTGAGCCGGCTGGCAACGACGACGTCTCGAGTTTCCCGCGTGAATCCGCCGACCTGCCCGGAGGAAGCGGGTTCACGGAGGAGCATCGGATTTTGCCCGAACTCTCCCAACCTGTCTTCAGCTCGCCTATGGATCGTGTCCGACACTTTCAGGTCGAAGCACGCGCTCAAGCTCTGTGTCGTATGCCGCCAGCCGGTGGGCAAGAAGAAACGCGTCTTCGCCACGGGGGGACAGCCGGTGCACCGTACCCGCCAATCGCCCACGGACCGCTCGGCGACCCGTTCAGCGGCTCCGCCCGGCCTCATCCGGGCACCGAAAGATATCAGCCGCGCCAAACTCCTCAAAAGGATCGAAGCGCTGCGGAAGCTCAATGCGAAAATGAAGCCGGGCGCCGCGAAAGCGCAGTCCGCCGACCGTCCCAAGCCGCCGACAGCGCTACACCTCGGCAAACGGCCAAACCCCTCACCCCAGCCGTACTATGGCGTGGACATGAAGTTCACCGACGGCCGGTGGGTACAGATGCACCCTGACTCCGAATAGTGGCTGCCCGCTATGCCGGCCCGGTCCGAGGCACGCCCGTAGTGAGCGCCGGGCCAAGCGGCCCAGCACTCACTACGCCTCGTAGGCCGCGAGGATGTGGCGGGCGTGAGCGCCACTCGACCTGTGCCGTTCAGAAACCCATCGCGGCTTGTCAGGCCGCGTATCTGTACTCGTTGATCAGGCCACCGAGGACACGAGTCCGGCGTAGCCGCCGCGTGGTGTTCAGGTCGGAGAGCGGTGCAGTCTGGTGTTCGGCGAGAGGAGGGCGTTGCGCCCGCGCCTGATGTGGTCGATGCCCGTTGTAGTGCCGCGCGTAGCTCTCAAGAACGTGTCGAGCATGGGCCTCGTTCCAGACCAGCACGTGGTCGAAGGCCTCGCGTCGTAGCGTCCCGATGACTCTCTCGCAGTGCGCGTTCATCCGCGGGGCCCGTGGGGCGGTCGTTACGGTTTCGATGTCCTCGGCCTGGAAGACTGCGTCGAAGGACTCGGTGTATTTGCCATCCCGGTCGCGGATCAAAAAAACGCAGAGACTCCAGACGCACGCCCATTTCGACAGCGAGGTTGCGGGCCTGCTGCACCGTCCACGCTGCGGTCGGATATGCGGTCGCCCCAGAGATGTGCAGGCGGCGCGTGCCGTGCTCCAGGAAGATCAGCGCGTACACCCGGCGAAGGTCCACCAGATCGATGTGCACGAAGTCGCAGGCGATGATGGACACGGCCTGCGCCGTCAGAAACTCACGCCACGTCGGTCCGCAACGGCGGGGAGCCGGACCGATACCGGCCGCCGTTAAGATCTCCCAGACCGTCGAGGCGCCGAGCCGATACCCCAGCCGCGCGAGCTCGCCCTGAATCCTGCGGCAACCCCAGCGCGGGTTCTCCCGCGCCAACCGCACCACCAACTCCTTCACCGCCGTCGCCGTCGTCGGCCGACCCGGCTTCCCCCGGTGATCGCTGTAGTCCCATCTGCGCGCGACAAGCCTTCGGTGCCAGCCAAGCAACGTTCCAGGTGTCACGGGAAACACCTGCGCCCAACGCCACCGGGGTATCAGCGAGGACAGCGCCGCGAACCAGAGCCGGTCCGCCGGCTCGTACCGGACCGGGTCCGCACATTGCCTGCGCAGCACCGCATTCTCGTGACGGAGCACCAACAGTTCAGCATCCCTGGCCGCTTGCCGAGCAACAGCACTGCCGGGACCGACAACAGCTTCCGCGTCACCCGATACACCAGCGAAACGATCATCTCGGCAGGATCCCAGCACCCCAGCAGAACCCGCCAGACACCCCCAGTGATCTGCAGCGACGCATTTCTGAACGGCACACGGTCTTCACCGCGCATCGTGAGGTCAGAGGCTCATGTCGATGACGAGCTTGCCCGACGCGTGGTGCGACTCGACGAGTGCCAGCGCTTCCCCCGCCCGCGCGAGCGGATAGGTCGCCGTGATGTTCGGATCGAGCCGACCGGTGACCATCAGCGCGGCGACGCGCTCAAGGCCGCTCCGGTCGAGGCGGCGATGGACGAACACGCCGCCGAGTTCGGGCACCGACAGGTCCCCGACGGAGACGAGCGCGTCCGGCTTCGCCGCCAGCGGGGCGACGCCGCGCAAGGAGTCACCCCCGACGGTGTCCACCACGGCGTCGAGGGGGCTTCCCCCGAAGCGTGGACACCGTTTGCTATGCGGTAGCGGCCAGCGTAATTGATAGCTGTTCGAAGGCGATCGGGCTGATGTAGCCAAGCCCCGAGTGCCTGCGCCGCGTGTTGTAGCGGGTGACCCACCGGAACACTGCGAGACGGGCCTCACGCGCCCCTGACCAGCGTTTCTTCCCTTGCAGGGTCTCTCTTTTCAGGGTTGCGTTGAAGCTCTCCGCGGCGGCGTTGTCCGCGCTGGTGCCGACCGCGCCGCGCGAGCGGATCACTCCTAGCGGTGGTTTGTTGACGTCGGGTCGGGATCGCAGTAGGAGGATGAGCAGGGGTGTGTGATGACCGCTCGTCGTTCGTGTCCGCCGGCTCCGGGACCGCTGGAGCAGTACGCCGCCGGCTTCGATGATCTGTTCGACTCGCTGGCTCAGCGTCGGGGTTTTCGTCAGTACCTCACGGGGTTGCTGGCGCCGCGGGAACGGAACAAAACGCTGACATGCCTGGCCGGGGCCGAGCCGGCAGCGGGAGCCCAGCACCCCGCAGTGCAGCGGCTGCAGTTCTTCCTCTCCGAATCCCCCTGGGAGCACGAGCGGATCAACGCCCGTCGTCTTGAGCGGTTACTGGATGATCCGCGCACCGCTCCGCATGCCGGTGGGGTGCTGGTCATCGACGACTCCGGTGACCGTAAGGACGGGACCGCGACCGCCAACGTGGGCCGGCAGTGGCTGGGCCGATACGGCAAGACCGACAACGGGGTCGTCACGGTCACTACATTGTGGGCGGACGAGCGGCTGTACTACCCGCTGCACGCCGTGCCCTACACCCCCGCCCACCACTTCCCCAAGGGCCGCAGCGATCCGGGCTTCGCCACGAAACTGCAGATCGCTGCCGCACTCGCCCGCCAGGCCGCGGAAGCCGAAGTGGACTTCCGCGCGGTAGCGGCCGACTGTGCCCACGGCGACCAGGACGGCTTCCGCGCCGAACTGGCCGCAGCCGGACTCCCGCTCGTGATGGCCCTCAAACGGCGCCGCGGCACCTGGGCCTACGGCCCCGACGCCCACACCCCGGCCGACGCCGCCCGCGAACTGGCCTGGCACAGCCCCGACCAGCCGGGCGACTGGACGGCGGTGACCCGGACCTTCCGTGACGGGCACACCGCCACCTGGTGGGCCGCCGAGGCGTCCCTGGGCTGGTGGGGACCGGACGGGACCACCCGGCTGGTAGTGGCCACCACCGACCCGGACACCCTGCCGGAGCAGTCCACCTGGTATCTGGCCACCAACCTGCCCCGCCCCGGCTCACCACGCGAGACCGGCAGCCCCCACCCGTCCGCCGACCTCGCCGAAATCGTGCGGATCTACGGCATCCGCAACTGGATCGAGCAGAGCTACAAGCAGGTCAAGGACGAACTGGGCTGGGCCGACTTCCAGGTCCGCACCGACCCTGCCACCAGCCGCCACCAGACCCTGGTCAACTGCGCGTTCTCCTTCTGCTGGGAAGCCGGACTGCCACCGCCTCCCGCCAACCGGCCGACCCGGCCAGAGAGGGGGCACCCGATCGCACCACCCGGCACGCTGGCCCCAGGCCCTACGCACCGTCCGCAGTTGGCTGACCCCCACCATCATGCTGCAACACTGGTGGAAAGCCTGGTCCAGCACGCCCCCACCAGCAGAGTTACAGAACCTGATCAACGCAGTCAGTACCGGCCGACCACTCAGCCACTACCTCCCACTCCCGCCTTAACAAACCACCGCTAGTCGGCCGCACACCTTCGCGAACTCAGGTTCCTCGACCGGGTGGCGGGTTCGGCCCGCTGAGCGGCCGGGGGCGTACTGCGCTCCGTTGTCGCTGTGGAAGATCGCTCCGTCCAGGCTGCCACCACGGGTGCGGGCGGCGGTTTCGAGTGCGTCGGTGACCAACTCGGTGCGCATATGGTCGGCGATCGACCAGCCCGCGAGCCGCTTGGAATGCAGGTCCAACACCGTTGCCAGGTAGAGGAATTGACCATCGCCGATGGGGAGATACGTGATGTCGCCGACGTACTTGGTGTTCGGCTCGGTCGCGGTGAAGTCGCGCCGCAGCAGGTCCGGCACCGGGGCCGCTTCCGGTTCCGGGACCGTGGTGCGGACCTTCTTGCGCAGGTGCACGCCCTGGAGGCCGATGCGGCGCATCACCCGCTCGACGCGCTTGTGGTTGACGTCGAGCCCGGCGGCCTTCAGTTCGGCCGTGACGCGCAAGACCCCGTAGGTGCCGTCGGACTCCTTGTGGATCTCCCGGATCCGCCGGGCGAGGCGGGCATCGTCCCGGGCTCGCGCCAGGCGGGCCGGGGCGGCCTTCAGCCACCGATAGAACCCGGACCGGGAGACCTCCAGGACCTGGCACAGCCGTTTGACGCCGAAGGCGCCGCGATGATCCTCAACGAACTGGAAACGACTCACCAGTTGGTCTCGCCGGCGAAATACTTCGCGGCCCTCCGGAGGATCTCCCGCTCCGTCTCCAGCTCACTGATCCGGGCCCTGAGCTGCTTGTTCTCTTCTTTCAACACATCGTCGGAGGCTACCTCGGCAGTCTGTGCCGCCCGCGGCGAGCCGCTGGTGCCCGCCGCCTGGCCCTTGCGGGCCCGCTCGGCCCGCACCCAGTTCCGCAGCGTCTCCCGGCTGATCCCCAGATCTTTGCCGACGCCCTCGAACGTGTTCTTCGGGTCCGACAGGTACAGCGCGACAGCATCCGCCTTGAACTCCGCCGAATACACCTTCATCACCATGCGTGGCATCTCTTCCACTGGACCCTCAAGGTGTCCACGCTCAGGGGGAAAGGCCCCCTGACGATCGCCCCCTACCTGGAAGCACTCGACCGCCTCATGGCCACCGGAGCGGTCCCGGCATAGCCCCACCCCGGGCCGGAGTTAGCCCCTCCGATCCCTTACCGGGCGTGAATCCGCGGGCGGCTCGGGTCTCGGCGGGTCCGACCTGGCGCTCGTAAGCCGCCAGCAGCGGGACCCCGCTCAGTTCGCCGCGCCGGCGGTCGCGGTCCCGGCCCGGACCCCGGTTCCGGCCTGTGCGTTCGTCATCAGCTGGTCCGCGTGGACGCCCATCCAGTGGATGAGGGCGGACAGCGGACCGGTCAGATCCGTGCCCAGCTCGGTCAGCTCGTAGGTGACCTGGGGCGGGACGGTGGGCGCCACGGTCCGGTCCACGAGGCCGAAGCCCACCAGCGCCTTGAGGTTCTGCGACAGCATCTTGTGGCTGATGCCGCCGATCCGGGACTGGAGCGCCGAGAACCGGTGCGGCCCGTCGGTGAGCGCGGCCAGGATCAGCGTCGACCAGCGCGTGGTGATCTGGTCGAGGGCCGCCCGGGTCGGGCAGTTCTGGTCGAAGGTGTCCGCGGCGAGAAGGGTCCGGGCCGTGGCGAGCCGTTGAGTTTCGTTCACGCACCCAGGTTACGAAAAAGTACGTACTTCCGGAAGGGTACCTGCTTTCTTAGGGTTACCGACGTCCCTGCAGATACTCGGAAAGGTCATCCACGATGTCCGCCCGCACCACTGCGCACGCCACCTGGCGGCGCGCGCTCCTCACCCTCACAGCGACGTCAACCGTCCTGGCCGCCATCACGCTTCCCGCCACCGCCGCATCGGCCCATGACGGCGGGAACGCCGGGGTCGGCGACCGCGCGATCACGCTCGACGGCAGCCGCGCCTTCCCCGAAAGCGTCGCGGCCGACGGCCACTACGTCTACGCCACCAGCATCGGCGACGGCACCGTCTACCGCGGACACCCCGGGGCCAAGAAGCTCGAACCCTTCCTGCCGGGCGGTCAGGACGGCCGCACCCAGGCCACCGGGGTCAAGACCACCGGCGACCGCCTGCTGGTCGCCGGCGCCTTCACCGGACGCTTCTTCGTCTACACCGACGCCGGGAAGCTCGTCTCCGCCTACAGGGTGCCCGACACGGGCGAGCAGACCCTCCTCAACGACGCGGCCGTCGCCGCCAACGGTGACGTCTACATCACCGACTCCTTCCGCGCCGTGGTCTACCGGATCCCGGCCGCCCAGGTGCACGCCCCCGCCACCGGCGCCCGGCGGACCCTCCAGGTGGCCTACCACCTGCCGGACTACGTGGCCGGCCAGTCCAACGGCAACGGCATCGTCGCCTCCCCGGACGGCACGTCTCTGATCATCGGCTACTGGTACAGCGGCGCGCTCTACCGGCTCACCCTCGCCACCGGCGAGATCCGCAGGATCGACGCACCGGCCCTGCCCAGCGCCGACGGCATCACACGGCTGGGGAACACGCTGTACGTCGCCCGTTCGGTGAACAACGAGGTCACCGTCCTGCGGCTGTCCGGCGACGAGACCCGGGCCACCGCCGTCTCCGAACGCACCTACCCGGGGGCCGACACCACCACCGGCGTCGCCGTCAGCCGCGGCCGGCTGCTGGTGACCAACTCCCAGATGGACACCTACCTCTACGGCGACCCGCTCACCAGCCCGGTGTTCACCCTCGAAAGCCTGCCCCTGCGCTGACCCCCGCCCCCGGACGACGGCGTCCGGGGGACCGCGGCCGCGGCGGCCACCCGCTCGCCGCCCAGCGCGCGTACGACGAAGGGGCCCGGCACCGAGCCGGGCCCTCCTCGCTTCCTCCGTACCCCTCCGGGGCGAAGCACCCCTCCGGGACTCAGCTCGCTTGCTTCAGCGCGGCCGCGATCGCATCCGACAGGCTCGTGGCGGGGCGGCCGATCAGGCGCCGCAGGTCGTCGCTGTCGCTGTACAGCTCTCCCTGGGAAAGCCCGCGGTCCGCGTCGGCGATGGCCTCCGCGATCTCGCCGGGCACGCCCGCCCCGCGGTAGATGTCGGCCAACTGGGCGACGGACACATCCTGGTAGGAGACCTGCTCGCCGGTGGCCGACGACACCGCCGCGGCCAGTTCCGAGAGCGTGAAGGCCGCGTCCCCGCCCAGCTCGTACACGGCGCCCGCGTGGCCCTCCGTGGTCAGCACCGCCGCGGCGGCGTCCGCGTAGTCGGCGCGGGCGGCGGCGCTCGCCCGCCCTTCGCCGCCCGCCCCGACGATCGCGTGGTGCTCCAGGTAGACCGGCAGCTGGTCGGTGAAGTTCTCCAGGTACCAGCCGTTGCGGAGGATCGCGGCCGGCGCGTTGCTGTCACGCAGGTCTTCCTCGGTCTGCCGATGGCCCGTGCCGAGAACGGTCGTCGCGGAGTCGGCGCGCAACTGGCTCGTGTAGGCGATGAGCGACACCCCGGCGTCGAGCGCGGCGTCGATGGCCCGCCGGTGATTGGCGCGCCGCTCGCTGGGCACCGTCGTGGACACCAGCAGCAGCTTCTCCGCCCCGGCGAACGCGTCCCGAAGGCTCGCCGGGTCGGCGAGGTCGGCATGGCGGACGACGACGCCCCGGTCGGCGAGATCCTTGACCCGGTCGACGGTGCGAGCGGTGGCGACGATGTCGGCGGCGGCCACGCCCCGGCGCAGCAGCGCTTCCACGGCGAGCCTTCCGAACTGGCCGGAGGCGCCGGTGACGATGATGGACATGGAGGGATCCCCTTTCGTGTTTCTCTGTGCTCCAGCCAACGCCGACCGCGGCGGTTTAGGAAGGACGCACTTTTCGGTAACCACGGAACCAGGCCGTTAGACAGATGCTCAACGGCGTGACCATGGCCGGGAGTGTGACCCAGGCCATGCGCCCAGGGAAACGCCGGAGATCAAGCACGAGGAGGCGGAGACGACCGTCGTGCGCAACAACGGCGTCTCGAACGTCGCGGACGAGTGCGGCGATGCCGCCCTGTCGACTATGTCGGCGCACGACGCGGCAGTCTGCCAAAGCGGCTATGCGGCCCAGGAGTGGGCCAAGGCCCAATGGCCCCCCGCACCCTGGGGTCCTTCCCTCGGCAGGTGCAGCGGGGAGGTGAGGGCGGGCTCAGCCCGCCCTCACACCGACTTCTGAACCCCTTGGACTCCGAAGCCGTGTACTTCAGGTTTGGTTTCCGAGCCGGAGCCTCAGCGGTTGGCCAGGGTGCGGTCGAGGAGGGGCAGCAGGCGGTCCCAGTGGCGCTGCAGCGCGGCGGGGTTGAAGGCGTCGGTGTCGGACATGGTGAAGCCGTGGATGGTGCCGGGGTAGATCTCGGAGGTGTAGCCGACCCCCGCGGCGTCCAGGGCCCGGTTGAGCTCACCGAGGGCCTCGGGCGTCAGGTCGCCTTCGGCGTGGCCGAGGTGGACCTGGGCGGTGATCTCGGTAGGAACATCGGTGCAACGGTTGGCGCTGAGAACGATCACGGTCCATGAGTTCGCTCGTATTCCTACGGCCAGGTGGTGGGTAGCGCTCCATAATCGGAGATCAGCGCGGATCGGACATCCCTGTCAGGCGTTCGGATGGGGCTGAGCCTGGAGCCGTTCGCGCAGCTCGATCTCCTCGGCGGTGAGCGGCTCTCCGGGCCGGCGGATGCGGACGGGCTTGGGCCGCAGGGGCAGACCGTCGTCTACCGCGGTGGCCTCGGCTTCGGCGAGTGCTCGGTAGAGCGAGGCGACGAGGGCGACTTGCCCGCGTTCTTGCTGACCTTGATGGTGAGCTTATTCGCGATGTCGGGGACTGGGACGCCCTTGTCCTTGAGTGCGACGGCGAAGGTGAGCATGTCGTCGTCGATGACCTTGGGGCGCCCGCCGTGGTTGCCCTTGGCGGCGGCGGTCTGCTGGCCCTCCAGGGTCTTCTCCCGGATGTAGTTGCGGTCGAGCTGGGCGCCGACGGCGAGGACGGCGAAGAACATGGCGCCCATGCCGCACTGGGAGGACATCTTGCGCAAGGAAAGCTCCGAGTGAGTGAGCGGCGTGGTGTGACAACCGAGCGTGGTCAGACGGGCTGGCCCATGGGCCGGATGGTCAGGGTGTTGAGGTCGACGCCTGCCGGTTGGTCGAGGGCGAAGCAGATGGCCTCGGCGATGGGCTGGGGAGGCAGGGCGAAGGGGGGAACGCTGGCGCCTTGCCAGAAGGGTGTGTCGATCATGCCGGGGTTGACAAGAGTGACACCGATGCCGCGGGTCGTGGCGTGCAGGCGCAGGTTCTCGGCGAGTCCGGTGGTAGCCCACTTGGTGGCCGAGTAGAGATTGGCGGGAGAGTTCTTCAGCCCGGCGACGCTGCCGATGAGCACCAGCCGTCCCCCAGTGGCCTCGAGGTGGGGCAGGGTGGCGTGGGCCAGCAGGGCGGGGCCGAGGACGTTGGTGAGGATCATGGGCGACCACAGTGTCGGGTCGCCGGCCCCGATGGAGTCACCGGACATGAATCCGGCGTTGGCCACCGCCGCGTCAAGGGCACCGAAATGCTCCACGGTGCGGGTCACGACCGACTCGGTGGCCTGCCAGTCCGCCGCGTCCGCGACCAGGCCCAGCAGCCGGTCGGGGTGGCCGGCCTCGTCGAGGAAAGTCTTCAGTTTGCTCTCGTTGCGGCCGGTGACCGCCACACGGTGGCCGCGGTCGAGGAGCAACCGCGCGGTGTGGGCGCCGATACCGCTGGTCGCGCCGGTGATCAGTACGGTCTTGCTGGCCATGGTCATGCTCCTGAGGTGTGGATGGGGGACGGCGGACGGCGGCCCGCGATGAAGGAGTGCCGTTCAAGTCCGCCGACCCCATGAAACCGGCGCCGTCAGAGGCGGGGAAGGTCGCGTTTATGGGGGGTATAAGCACAACCTCTCTATCGGCCGGACCATGGGTACCCTGGGCGAATGGAACCTCCGTCCGAAAACCACACCGGTGATCCCACCGACAACCGTTCGGACATCCGCGACTTCCTCATCAGCCGACGCGCCAAGCTCGCCCCGGAGCGGGTCGGACTGCCCACCAGCCGACGCCGCCGGGTTCCGGGACTACGGCGCGAGGAGGTCGCGGCCCTCGCCGGCGTGAGCACCGAGTGGTATACACGGCTGGAGAAGGGCCACATCAGCGGCGTCTCCGAGGACGTGCTGGAAGCGGTCGCGCAGGCATTGCTCCTCAATGAGGACGAGCGCACCTACCTGCTCGATCTGGCCAGAGCGGCTCGCCCGGCCCGCCGCAGGTCGCACCGCCGCAAGGACGTCAAGATCCCGCCCCCCGTCCAGTGGATGGTGGACTCCATGACCATGGCTCCCGCCTTCGTACGCAGCGGCCGTTTGGACATCATCGCGAGCAACGCGCTGTGCAGGGCCCTGTACTCACCGATGTTCGACAGCGACACCACCGGCGACCGGGGCTGCGCCAATTTCCCCCGTTACTTCTTCCTCGACCCCGGCTCCTCCGACTTCTTCGTCGACTGGGAGGAAGGCGCGAGGGCCACGGTCGCAGTGCTCCGCGCCGAAGCCGGACGTGAACCTCACGACCGGGCCCTGCGCGAGCTCGTCGGTGAACTGTCCACGCTCAGCCCCGACTTCCGCACCATGTGGGCCAGTCACGACGTCCGAATCCGTCACGAAGGCGTCAAGCGGCTGAACCATCCCGAAGTCGGCCGTCTGGAGATGACCTTCCGCTCCCTGAACCTGCCCCTGCCTCAACGGGCCGTCCACGACCTGATCATCTACACGGCCGAGCCCGGCGCCCCCTCGGAGGACCGCCTCAAACTCCTCGCCAGTTGGACAGCACCGCAGACCTCACCCACGGAAGCAATCCACCCGCCCCACTGACCTCACGCGTTCATGAGGCAGCTATCCAGGGGTTGACCAGAAACACGAAAAGTGCCCTTGATAAACCGTTCCGGGTTCGGTAAGGACTCGTGCTGCGTAGCGGTATGGGAGCTCGGCTTCGACTTGACGGCCTCGAAGTCCTAGCCCAGACACCAGCCGCAAAGTAGCGGGGTGATCACGTGCTCGACGTCATGGCGGCCCTGCTCGTCGTGTTCGCGGAGCATCCGCATGACGGTGGCGGGTGAGGGGTGCTAACCCTTCTGAGGCGTCCCCCGGAGTGTGGACACGGGGGTTCATGCTGCGAGGGTGATTCTATGCTCTGCCCGATGCTGCTGTTCGAACTCGATGGGTGAGAGGTAGCCGAGGCTGTTGTGGCGCCTGCGGGCGTTGTAGTACGTCAGCCACTGAGCTTTTTCCAACCTCAGGTTGAGGCGTGACGAAGGGCGGGGATGGTCTTCACGATGGCGGTGACTCGGTTGGTGCT is a window of Streptomyces violaceusniger Tu 4113 DNA encoding:
- a CDS encoding zinc-binding dehydrogenase translates to MATSARSPSNSYQLRWPLPHSKRCPRFGGSPLDAVVDTVGGDSLRGVAPLAAKPDALVSVGDLSVPELGGVFVHRRLDRSGLERVAALMVTGRLDPNITATYPLARAGEALALVESHHASGKLVIDMSL
- a CDS encoding IS701 family transposase, yielding MTARRSCPPAPGPLEQYAAGFDDLFDSLAQRRGFRQYLTGLLAPRERNKTLTCLAGAEPAAGAQHPAVQRLQFFLSESPWEHERINARRLERLLDDPRTAPHAGGVLVIDDSGDRKDGTATANVGRQWLGRYGKTDNGVVTVTTLWADERLYYPLHAVPYTPAHHFPKGRSDPGFATKLQIAAALARQAAEAEVDFRAVAADCAHGDQDGFRAELAAAGLPLVMALKRRRGTWAYGPDAHTPADAARELAWHSPDQPGDWTAVTRTFRDGHTATWWAAEASLGWWGPDGTTRLVVATTDPDTLPEQSTWYLATNLPRPGSPRETGSPHPSADLAEIVRIYGIRNWIEQSYKQVKDELGWADFQVRTDPATSRHQTLVNCAFSFCWEAGLPPPPANRPTRPERGHPIAPPGTLAPGPTHRPQLADPHHHAATLVESLVQHAPTSRVTEPDQRSQYRPTTQPLPPTPALTNHR
- a CDS encoding winged helix-turn-helix transcriptional regulator, with the translated sequence MNETQRLATARTLLAADTFDQNCPTRAALDQITTRWSTLILAALTDGPHRFSALQSRIGGISHKMLSQNLKALVGFGLVDRTVAPTVPPQVTYELTELGTDLTGPLSALIHWMGVHADQLMTNAQAGTGVRAGTATAGAAN
- a CDS encoding SMP-30/gluconolactonase/LRE family protein; this encodes MSARTTAHATWRRALLTLTATSTVLAAITLPATAASAHDGGNAGVGDRAITLDGSRAFPESVAADGHYVYATSIGDGTVYRGHPGAKKLEPFLPGGQDGRTQATGVKTTGDRLLVAGAFTGRFFVYTDAGKLVSAYRVPDTGEQTLLNDAAVAANGDVYITDSFRAVVYRIPAAQVHAPATGARRTLQVAYHLPDYVAGQSNGNGIVASPDGTSLIIGYWYSGALYRLTLATGEIRRIDAPALPSADGITRLGNTLYVARSVNNEVTVLRLSGDETRATAVSERTYPGADTTTGVAVSRGRLLVTNSQMDTYLYGDPLTSPVFTLESLPLR
- a CDS encoding SDR family oxidoreductase produces the protein MSIIVTGASGQFGRLAVEALLRRGVAAADIVATARTVDRVKDLADRGVVVRHADLADPASLRDAFAGAEKLLLVSTTVPSERRANHRRAIDAALDAGVSLIAYTSQLRADSATTVLGTGHRQTEEDLRDSNAPAAILRNGWYLENFTDQLPVYLEHHAIVGAGGEGRASAAARADYADAAAAVLTTEGHAGAVYELGGDAAFTLSELAAAVSSATGEQVSYQDVSVAQLADIYRGAGVPGEIAEAIADADRGLSQGELYSDSDDLRRLIGRPATSLSDAIAAALKQAS
- a CDS encoding recombinase family protein, coding for MRKMSSQCGMGAMFFAVLAVGAQLDRNYIREKTLEGQQTAAAKGNHGGRPKVIDDDMLTFAVALKDKGVPVPDIANKLTIKVSKNAGKSPSSPRSTEHSPKPRPPR
- a CDS encoding SDR family oxidoreductase codes for the protein MASKTVLITGATSGIGAHTARLLLDRGHRVAVTGRNESKLKTFLDEAGHPDRLLGLVADAADWQATESVVTRTVEHFGALDAAVANAGFMSGDSIGAGDPTLWSPMILTNVLGPALLAHATLPHLEATGGRLVLIGSVAGLKNSPANLYSATKWATTGLAENLRLHATTRGIGVTLVNPGMIDTPFWQGASVPPFALPPQPIAEAICFALDQPAGVDLNTLTIRPMGQPV
- a CDS encoding helix-turn-helix transcriptional regulator — its product is MEPPSENHTGDPTDNRSDIRDFLISRRAKLAPERVGLPTSRRRRVPGLRREEVAALAGVSTEWYTRLEKGHISGVSEDVLEAVAQALLLNEDERTYLLDLARAARPARRRSHRRKDVKIPPPVQWMVDSMTMAPAFVRSGRLDIIASNALCRALYSPMFDSDTTGDRGCANFPRYFFLDPGSSDFFVDWEEGARATVAVLRAEAGREPHDRALRELVGELSTLSPDFRTMWASHDVRIRHEGVKRLNHPEVGRLEMTFRSLNLPLPQRAVHDLIIYTAEPGAPSEDRLKLLASWTAPQTSPTEAIHPPH
- a CDS encoding IS3 family transposase codes for the protein MEKAQWLTYYNARRRHNSLGYLSPIEFEQQHRAEHRITLAA